A genomic region of Cannabis sativa cultivar Pink pepper isolate KNU-18-1 chromosome 1, ASM2916894v1, whole genome shotgun sequence contains the following coding sequences:
- the LOC115704994 gene encoding uncharacterized protein LOC115704994, with the protein MAPHGESIIPSPNTPPTPTTFSTRITAGNFSKPPRLPSESLHRTVSDISFELSKAQEAAAMDLDDLPPISEVEDAKCECCGMVEECTPEYIEKIREKFFGKWVCGLCSEAVKEELQKKRNDNSNNCSGSGNNNKEVEEALGVHMSACVRFNKFGRAYPVLFQAEAMREMFKKSQSDGRIRAKSISPRDPSNKKGGIARSSSCIPAITKDLYTST; encoded by the coding sequence ATGGCACCTCACGGAGAATCAATAATCCCAAGCCCTAACACACCTCCTACTCCAACTACTTTCTCAACCCGGATTACGGCCGGAAACTTCTCCAAGCCGCCAAGGCTTCCATCTGAGAGTCTGCACCGAACGGTGTCAGACATCTCGTTTGAGCTTAGCAAAGCTCAAGAGGCAGCAGCAATGGACTTGGATGATCTACCGCCGATATCGGAGGTAGAGGATGCCAAGTGCGAGTGTTGTGGCATGGTTGAGGAGTGTACGCCTGAGTACATAGAGAAGATAAGGGAAAAGTTCTTCGGGAAGTGGGTTTGCGGGCTTTGTTCGGAGGCGGTTAAGGAAGAGCTTCAGAAGAAGAGGAACGACAATAGTAATAATTGTTCTGGTAGTGGAAATAATAATAAGGAGGTTGAGGAGGCTTTGGGTGTACACATGAGTGCATGTGTTAGGTTCAACAAGTTTGGGAGAGCTTATCCTGTTTTGTTTCAAGCTGAGGCTATGAGAGAAATGTTCAAGAAGAGCCAAAGTGATGGAAGGATTAGGGCTAAGTCTATTAGTCCTAGAGATCCTTCTAATAAGAAAGGTGGGATTGCTCGGAGTTCAAGTTGTATTCCGGCTATAACAAAGGATCTATACACATCTACCTAA